In one Molothrus ater isolate BHLD 08-10-18 breed brown headed cowbird chromosome 6, BPBGC_Mater_1.1, whole genome shotgun sequence genomic region, the following are encoded:
- the SWAP70 gene encoding LOW QUALITY PROTEIN: switch-associated protein 70 (The sequence of the model RefSeq protein was modified relative to this genomic sequence to represent the inferred CDS: deleted 1 base in 1 codon), whose amino-acid sequence MVGLKEELLKSIWHAFTALDLDRSGKVSKSQLKVLSHNLCTVLNVPHDPVALEEHFRDDDEGPVSNQGYMPYLNKFILEKVQGNFDKVEFNRMCWTLCAKKNLSKSPLLISDEDAFKVWVIFNFLSEDRYPLIIVPEEIEYLLKKITEAMGAGWQQEQFDHYKIALNTSREGLSAWELIDLIGSGQFSKGMDRQTVSMAISEVFNELILDVLKQGYMLKKGHKRKNWMERWFVLKPNIISYYVSEDLKEKKGDIILDGNCCVEALPDKDGKKCLFLIKCLDKTFEISASDKKKKQEWIQAIQSTVSLLRAGSAPPHKEARQKRKELRQKLQAEQEELERQMRELQAANENKQKELETVRKQLEAAAARAAEEEKKRLQTQVELQDRFSLELEREKMVRQKMEEQVAQKSSELEQYLQRVRELEEMYKQLQEALEDEKQARQDEETVRKLQARLLEEETAKRAELEKWHLQQQQTIQMTEAEKQELENQRMMKEQALQVAMEQLKQLELERKEALEQYEEVKKKLETAANNTKSWKDKVAHHEGLIRLIEPGSKNPHLITNWGPAAFTEAELEQRQRSWKGKKATSE is encoded by the exons GTCCTTTCTCACAACTTGTGCACAGTGTTAAACGTTCCCCATGATCCAGTGGCCTTGGAAGAGCACTTTAGGGACGATGACGAAGGACCAGTTTCCAATCAGGGTTATATGCCTTATCTAAACAAATTCATCTTGGAAAAG GTTCAAGGGAACTTTGACAAAGTTGAATTCAACAGGATGTGCTGGACTCTCTGTGCTAAAAAGAACCTCTCTAAAAGTCCTTTGCTGATTAGTGATGAAGATGCATTTAAAGTGTGggttatttttaacttcttgtcAGAGGACAGATACCCTTTAATCATTGTACCTGAGGAG ATTGAATATTTGCTGAAAAAGATCACGGAAGCCATGggagcaggctggcagcaggagcagtttGACCATTACAAGATTGCTCTCAACACCAGTCGAGAGGGACTCTCTGCGTGGGAGCTGATCGACCTCATCGGGAGCGGGCAGTTCAGTAAAGGAATGGACAGGCAGACAGTGTCCATGGCAATCAGTGAGGTCTTCAATGAGCTCATCCTAGATGTACTCAAGCAG GGCTACATGCTGAAAAAAGGTCACAAACGGAAAAATTGGATGGAACGATGGTTTGTGCTAAAACCCAATATTATTTCCTACTATGTAAGTGaagatttaaaggaaaagaagggagacATCATACTGGATGGCAACTGTTGTGTAGAG GCCTTGCCTGacaaagatggaaagaaatgcctttttctcATCAAATGTCTTGATAAAACCTTTGAGATCAGTGCCTCTGATAAAAAGAAGAAGCAGGAATGGATTCAAG CCATCCAGAGCACGGTGAGCCTGCTGCGGGCGGGCAGCGCTCCTCCGCACAAGGAGGCGCGGCAGAAGCGCAAGGAGCTGCGCCAGAAGCTGCAGgcggagcaggaggagctggagcggCAGATGAGGGAGCTGCAGGCGGCCAACGAGAAcaagcagaaggagctggagacCGTGCGCAAG CaactggaagcagcagctgctcgtgctgctgaggaggagaagaaaaggcttcagACTCAAGTTGAGTTACAAGATCGCTTCAGtctggagctggagagagaaaaaatg GTAAGACAAAAAATGGaagagcaggttgctcagaaatCATCTGAACTGGAACAGTATTTACAAAGAGTACGTGAACTGGAAGAAATGTACAAACAGCTCCAGGAGGCACTGGAGGATGAGAAACAGGCACGTCAGGATGAAGAGACC GTGAGGAAACTTCAGGCCAG GTTGCTGGAAGAGGAGACAGCAAAGAGAGCTGAACTGGAAAAATGGCATTTGCAGCAGCAACAGACCATTCAGATgacagaagcagagaagcaaGAGCTGGAAAACCAGAGAATGATGAAGGAACAGGCTCTTCAAGTGGCCATGGAGCAACTGAAACAACTTGAGTTGGAAAGGAAGGAGGCCCTTGAGCAGTATGAG GAGGTTAAGAAGAAGTTGGAAACAGCAGCTAACAACACCAAGAGTTGGAAAGATAAAGTAGCTCATCATGAGGGATTGATTCGACTAATAGAGCCAG GCTCCAAGAATCCTCACTTAATCACAAACTGGGGCCCGGCTGCCTTCACTGAAGCTGAACTGGAGCAGAGAcaaaggagctggaaagggaagaaagccACTTCAGAGTGA